The Camelina sativa cultivar DH55 chromosome 18, Cs, whole genome shotgun sequence DNA window gaaacaaaacaattaaacaaaagagtCACAACAACAAACTTGACAATTAAATATTCATACAGAATTATTATTACTAAACTACTAAACTAGTAAACTTAAGTGTCACGGTTCACGATCAACAGGAAGCACGTTCACATCATATTCCATCACCATAAGCACACTAAAATTCGACAATTTGATgactaaataattaatttttaaaatataattagaatCACAACTTGAACTTACACGAGAATTGTTTTTGGAGCACTAAGTATTGGAGATTGAGAAGCAGTTAGGATCGCTTTACGAGaacttcaaaatcaaagaagatgaacagTAGCTTCTATATTTGTGCGGCTTTTTTTCTCCATCTAGGTTAGCTCAAAACAACGCAGCTTAAATATTTCACTAAAAACCTTAAAACGGTGTCGTTAAATAAAGGGACTCTAAGCGGACTAAACCGATTTACCCCGCCTAATCGCCGTTCCACCCGCCATACTAAACCACCCGCCTAATACAACCGTTTACAGTGAAATCGGGACGGGTATGTGCCGCCTAGCGTTTAAGCGCCGCCTAGGCGGCCGCCCAGGGCGATTTCTCGAACATTGCATgttgcaaacaaaaacattatcaatatcattacatataaaaaaaaacacaaattagtAAAAATCATTAAGACCACAAAATAATACATTGAAACCCTAATTAGATTCGTTCATCAACTAGTTTGCGACAGAGAGGGCATGAGCAATCTTGCTGATTATGTCGATCTCTCCACTTATTGAAACAATATTCATGATAACAATGCGAGTAGTGAGGCATCTGGCAGTAAACCTCGGTTCTAGACAGATCCAGATCATCCAAACAGATGGCACAAGTACTCTCCAAATTTGTTGCCGACGGAGCAGAGTAACAAGGCACAACGTTGTACACCTTCTGTGTCAGTTTGATAGTACCTGTCATGAATAAAGGTTGTGGTGCCAAGTTAGAACTTTGGCTTCTTTGTCGTAGGGCTTGGACTACAATCTCATCAGCTATGTATTCGGACAAGAGATTATCGTGGAGTTGGCTATGGAGGGTTCGATAGACG harbors:
- the LOC104760879 gene encoding uncharacterized protein LOC104760879, which codes for MDTESIRLEVNVSATSQDPSLGLLSTVKITVERGYFEEFNIEKNDDHHSIKSVGSYRDSPPGPDSEFILNLRTFEPKDVYRTLHSQLHDNLLSEYIADEIVVQALRQRSQSSNLAPQPLFMTGTIKLTQKVYNVVPCYSAPSATNLESTCAICLDDLDLSRTEVYCQMPHYSHCYHEYCFNKWRDRHNQQDCSCPLCRKLVDERI